Within the Hypericibacter adhaerens genome, the region TTCATGGCCGAGCGCGTGCTCGGCAACGTGATCAGCTCCGGCATCAAGGTGCTGGTGCTCGCCGTCATCATCGGCATCGGCTCGACGCTGTTCTCCGAGTTCACCGCCGGCTTCGGTGGCGCTAGCCCCACCATCGATCAGGCCATGGCGATCGTGCTGGCCGCGCTGTCGCTTCTTGGCCTCGGGATCTTCGGGCCCGGCATCGCCAATGGCCTGGTCAGCGGCGGCCCGCAGCTCAGCGCCGGCGCGGCCGTGGGCACCGGCCTTGCAGCCGGCGGCGCAGCGGTCGCAGCGGGTGCGGCCGGCGGTCTCGTTTTGCGCGGCGGCGCGGCCGCGATCTCGGGCACCGCCGCGGCAGCGCGCGGAGGCGCGACCCTCGCGGGCGGCGCGGCGACCGCTTACAGCCTCGGGGCGGTCGGACAATCCGGCGCGGCCGGCGTCGCGTCGGGACTTGGCGGCATAGCGCGCGCGGCGGGAAGCGCGGCCGTCTCGCCGCTTCGTCGCGCGGTCTCGCGCGCGGCCGACAGCATGCGCTCCAGCTATGCCCGAGGCGCTCAGTCCGCTTTCGAGGCGACCGGCGGCGCCTCGACCATGGGCACGATCGGCGGCGGCGCGGTCGACGCGTCAGGAGCTCCCGTGTCTGACGGTCCGCCCGCCTGGGCCCGCCGCATGAAGCGCTCGCAGCAGCTCCATCACGGCGTCATGGCCGCCGCGCACGCGATCCGCAGCGGTGACAGTCATGGCGGCGGCGCCTCCGTCAACCTCTCCCACCGAGACCAGTAATGTTCAAACGGCCATCGACGCATTACGGCAAGACTCCGGAACCGGAAACACCCTACCAGCGCGCTGCCCAGGTCTGGGACGAACGCATCGGCTCGGCGCGCGTGCAGGCGAAGAACTGGCGCCTCATGGCGTTCGGCTGCCTGTTCCTGTCCGCCGGGTTCGCCGCCGCGCTCGTCTGGCAGTCGGCACGCGGCACCGTCGTGCCCTGGGTGGTGCAGGTCGATAATCTCGGCCAGGCGCAGGCGGTCGCGCCCGCGGTTGCCGACTATCGCCCGACCGATCCCCAGGTCGCCTTCCATCTCGCGCGCTTCATCGAGCAGGTTCGCTCCATCCCGGCTGATCCGATCGTTGTTCGGCAGAATTGGCTTCGCGCCTACGACTTCACGACCGACCGCGGTGCCGCGGCCTTGAACGACTACGCGCGCGCCAACGATCCCTTCACCAAGGTCGGCAAGCAGCAGGTCGCGGTCGAGGTTTCGAGCGTCATCCGGGCCTCGCCCGACAGCTTCCGCGTGGCCTGGACCGAACGGCACTACGAGAACGGCCAGCTCGCATCGACCGAGCGCTGGACCGCCATCCTCACCATCGTCGTGCAGCCGCCGCGTGACGCCGAGCGGCTCCGCGCCAATCCGCTCGGCATCTACGTCAATGCGATCAACTGGTCGCGGGAGCTGGGGCAATGAGCCG harbors:
- the trbL gene encoding P-type conjugative transfer protein TrbL produces the protein MGGTGVIDHFLEVFTRYIDSGFGLLGGEVAFVATTLIVIDVTLAALFWSWGADDDILARLIKKTLFVGVFAYLIGNWNNLARIVFESFAGLGLKASGTGFTTADLLRPGRVAQTGLDAGRPLLDSISGLMGYWSFFENFIQIACLFLAWALVLLAFFILAVQLFVTLIEFKLTTLAGFVLIPFGLFGQSAFMAERVLGNVISSGIKVLVLAVIIGIGSTLFSEFTAGFGGASPTIDQAMAIVLAALSLLGLGIFGPGIANGLVSGGPQLSAGAAVGTGLAAGGAAVAAGAAGGLVLRGGAAAISGTAAAARGGATLAGGAATAYSLGAVGQSGAAGVASGLGGIARAAGSAAVSPLRRAVSRAADSMRSSYARGAQSAFEATGGASTMGTIGGGAVDASGAPVSDGPPAWARRMKRSQQLHHGVMAAAHAIRSGDSHGGGASVNLSHRDQ
- the trbF gene encoding conjugal transfer protein TrbF — encoded protein: MFKRPSTHYGKTPEPETPYQRAAQVWDERIGSARVQAKNWRLMAFGCLFLSAGFAAALVWQSARGTVVPWVVQVDNLGQAQAVAPAVADYRPTDPQVAFHLARFIEQVRSIPADPIVVRQNWLRAYDFTTDRGAAALNDYARANDPFTKVGKQQVAVEVSSVIRASPDSFRVAWTERHYENGQLASTERWTAILTIVVQPPRDAERLRANPLGIYVNAINWSRELGQ